One Rhizobium sp. NRK18 genomic window carries:
- a CDS encoding entericidin yields the protein MLRLGHSIKALLVFFALAAALSSCGNTIRGLGRDTANMVDATKDAGEDVAHSM from the coding sequence ATGCTCAGGCTCGGCCATTCAATCAAAGCTCTGCTTGTTTTCTTCGCCCTTGCGGCGGCGCTGTCCTCGTGCGGCAACACCATACGCGGCCTTGGCCGGGATACGGCCAACATGGTCGATGCGACAAAGGATGCAGGCGAGGACGTCGCGCATTCGATGTGA
- a CDS encoding entericidin, with protein sequence MSKAQRIIIAGVAAAGVLSLASCANTIRGVGRDTANAVNATQAAGNDVARSAN encoded by the coding sequence ATGTCGAAAGCTCAACGCATAATCATCGCCGGTGTCGCTGCTGCTGGCGTTCTGTCGCTTGCATCCTGCGCCAACACGATCCGCGGCGTCGGCCGGGATACGGCGAACGCCGTCAACGCCACGCAGGCGGCCGGCAACGACGTGGCCCGTTCGGCAAACTGA
- a CDS encoding corrinoid protein — MSDDEIILSELSDDDLVLQMHDDLYDGLKEEIEEATRILLDRGWTPYDILTKALVEGMRIVGIDFRDGILFVPEVLLSANAMKAGMFILRPLLAETGAPKLGKMVIGTVKGDIHDIGKNLVGMMMEGAGFDVVDLGINNPVEKYLEALETEKPDILGMSALLTTTMPYMKVVIDTMQEKGIRDEYIVLVGGAPLNEEFGKAVGADAYCRDAAVAVETAKDLIARKHNTLASRA, encoded by the coding sequence ATGTCTGACGATGAAATCATTCTTTCGGAACTGTCGGACGACGATCTTGTCCTGCAGATGCATGACGATCTCTATGACGGCCTGAAGGAAGAGATCGAGGAAGCGACACGCATCCTTCTCGACCGCGGCTGGACACCTTACGACATCCTGACCAAGGCGCTGGTCGAAGGCATGCGAATCGTCGGCATCGACTTCCGCGACGGCATCCTCTTCGTTCCCGAAGTGCTGCTGTCGGCCAACGCCATGAAGGCCGGCATGTTCATCCTGCGGCCCCTGCTCGCCGAAACCGGCGCACCGAAACTCGGCAAGATGGTCATCGGCACCGTCAAGGGCGACATCCACGACATCGGCAAGAACCTCGTCGGCATGATGATGGAAGGCGCCGGCTTCGACGTCGTCGATCTCGGCATCAACAATCCGGTCGAGAAATATCTCGAAGCGCTGGAAACGGAGAAGCCCGACATTCTCGGCATGTCCGCCCTGCTGACGACGACCATGCCCTACATGAAGGTGGTTATCGACACGATGCAGGAAAAGGGCATTCGCGATGAATATATCGTCCTCGTCGGCGGCGCGCCGCTGAACGAGGAATTCGGCAAGGCCGTCGGCGCCGACGCCTATTGCCGCGATGCCGCCGTCGCAGTGGAAACGGCCAAGGACCTGATTGCCCGCAAGCACAACACCCTGGCATCGCGGGCCTGA
- a CDS encoding trimethylamine methyltransferase family protein has product MNDTPVELEGSSEGRGRRSRSEGRGAAARRASRSGGGPGVSQPYIQRKIKEYEVLDEEGLALIEKNADTVLEETGIEFRDDAEALALWKEAGADVRGQRVHFPKGLCRELLKTAPSTFTWNARNPERNCQVGGKATIFAPVYGPPFVRDLDGNRRYATIEDFRNFVKLAYMAPSVHSSGGTVCEPVDVPVNKRHLDMIYSHIKYSDKPFMGSVTAPERAEDTIAMAKIVFGDDYVENNTVTLNLINANSPMVFDETMVGALKVYARHNQACVLSPFILSGAMSPVTVAGTLTQILAEVLAGASFTQLIRKGAPVLFGTFAASISMQSGAPTFGTPEPSLVSYGAAQLARRLGLPFRTGGGLCGSKVPDAQAAYESANTLNTTLLAGTNFVLHAAGWLEGGLVSSYEKFMMDQDQLGMLQKMAEGVDLSENGQAMDAIREVGPGSHYLGCDHTRANFQTAFYRSPLMDNNSFEQWELEGQKRMEERANALCRSWLDSYEAPYLDPAIDEALIEFVTKKKDSMPDAFT; this is encoded by the coding sequence ATGAACGATACACCGGTTGAACTGGAAGGCAGCTCGGAAGGCCGCGGACGGCGGTCGCGCAGCGAAGGACGCGGAGCAGCAGCACGGCGCGCATCGCGCTCCGGCGGCGGTCCGGGCGTTTCCCAGCCCTATATCCAGCGCAAGATCAAGGAGTACGAGGTCCTCGACGAGGAAGGTCTGGCACTCATCGAGAAGAATGCAGACACCGTTCTGGAGGAAACCGGCATCGAGTTCCGCGATGACGCCGAGGCGCTGGCGCTCTGGAAGGAAGCCGGGGCCGACGTCAGGGGCCAGCGTGTGCATTTCCCGAAGGGCCTTTGCCGGGAACTGCTGAAGACGGCACCGAGCACCTTCACGTGGAACGCCCGCAATCCGGAGCGCAACTGCCAGGTCGGCGGCAAGGCGACGATCTTCGCACCGGTCTACGGCCCGCCCTTCGTGCGCGATCTCGACGGCAACCGCCGCTATGCGACGATCGAGGATTTCCGCAATTTCGTGAAGCTCGCCTACATGGCGCCTTCCGTGCATTCCTCCGGCGGTACGGTCTGCGAGCCGGTCGACGTTCCGGTGAACAAGCGTCACCTGGACATGATCTACAGCCACATCAAATATTCCGACAAGCCGTTCATGGGTTCGGTGACCGCGCCAGAGCGCGCCGAAGACACGATCGCGATGGCAAAGATCGTGTTCGGCGACGACTATGTCGAGAACAATACCGTGACGCTGAACCTGATCAATGCGAACTCGCCGATGGTGTTCGACGAGACCATGGTCGGTGCGCTCAAGGTCTATGCCAGGCACAATCAAGCCTGCGTGCTTTCGCCGTTCATCCTGTCGGGCGCGATGAGCCCGGTCACGGTTGCCGGAACGCTGACGCAGATCCTTGCCGAAGTGCTCGCCGGTGCCTCGTTCACGCAGCTGATCCGCAAGGGCGCGCCGGTTCTGTTCGGCACGTTCGCGGCCTCGATCTCGATGCAGTCGGGTGCGCCGACCTTCGGCACGCCGGAACCGTCGCTCGTTTCTTACGGTGCAGCGCAGCTTGCCCGTCGTCTCGGTCTGCCGTTCCGTACCGGCGGCGGCCTTTGCGGCTCCAAGGTTCCGGATGCTCAAGCCGCTTATGAAAGCGCCAATACGCTGAACACGACGCTACTTGCCGGCACCAACTTCGTGCTGCACGCCGCGGGCTGGCTCGAAGGCGGCCTGGTCTCCTCCTATGAGAAGTTCATGATGGACCAGGACCAGCTCGGCATGCTGCAAAAGATGGCCGAAGGCGTCGACCTTTCGGAAAACGGCCAGGCAATGGACGCGATCCGAGAGGTCGGACCGGGCAGCCACTATCTTGGCTGCGACCATACCCGCGCCAATTTCCAGACGGCCTTCTATCGTTCGCCGCTGATGGACAACAACTCCTTCGAACAGTGGGAGCTGGAAGGCCAGAAGCGCATGGAAGAACGCGCCAACGCGCTCTGCCGCTCCTGGCTCGACAGCTACGAGGCGCCGTATCTCGATCCCGCGATCGACGAGGCGCTTATCGAGTTCGTGACGAAGAAGAAGGATTCGATGCCGGACGCCTTTACTTGA